Proteins encoded together in one Bombiscardovia nodaiensis window:
- a CDS encoding PAP2 family phosphoesterase gives MTNAYGNGFDFAPVGQQEDASSQAALENLQHLAQADDTTAEQDLEQMDPLTRRPRTSAWVACIGLGLLFVAVAVGVWWLCVYTLPGQEYDDEVYRNFAGYLARVPWLKSALGVFTNSALTIALCCVIGLLSYAIAALRKRWWLLGQVVIYSLVSYGLGRLLKMLLPRPFIVDTESMRGNSAPSGHTIMAATVAILLVCVVPRVWRALAAVVGGAFALAVGCSVIDGRWHRPSDVLMALLLAGGLALLMLATTRASGMDEPGTRYSSASVQIVSTVLLTAGILGCIYGIFLVWQMTSGLQIGARWTFYGAHVSAVVFAASVVAVTFGTVLAMRQVTASPLSKIGLLGAPPTPPENV, from the coding sequence ATGACGAATGCGTACGGCAACGGTTTTGACTTTGCTCCAGTTGGGCAGCAAGAGGATGCTAGCTCCCAGGCTGCTCTTGAGAATTTGCAACACCTGGCCCAGGCCGACGATACCACTGCCGAGCAAGATCTGGAGCAGATGGATCCCCTCACCCGGCGTCCGCGCACATCGGCTTGGGTGGCGTGCATAGGGCTCGGCCTGCTTTTTGTTGCGGTGGCAGTAGGAGTCTGGTGGCTCTGCGTCTACACCCTGCCCGGCCAGGAATACGACGACGAGGTGTACCGCAACTTCGCAGGCTATCTGGCGCGCGTGCCCTGGCTCAAGAGCGCCCTCGGAGTCTTTACTAACAGTGCGCTGACTATTGCTCTGTGCTGCGTTATCGGCCTCCTATCGTATGCAATCGCTGCCCTCCGCAAGCGCTGGTGGCTGCTGGGGCAGGTAGTCATCTATTCACTTGTTTCATACGGGCTGGGGCGGCTGCTGAAGATGCTGCTCCCCAGGCCGTTCATTGTGGATACTGAGTCGATGCGCGGCAATTCGGCGCCCTCGGGTCACACTATTATGGCTGCAACCGTTGCTATCTTGCTGGTCTGCGTGGTGCCTCGGGTCTGGCGAGCGCTGGCTGCGGTGGTGGGTGGTGCTTTTGCGCTGGCGGTTGGCTGCTCGGTCATTGACGGCCGTTGGCACCGCCCTTCTGATGTGCTGATGGCCCTGCTCTTGGCTGGAGGTCTGGCCTTGCTTATGCTGGCGACCACGCGCGCCTCGGGCATGGACGAGCCGGGCACCCGCTACTCCTCGGCCAGCGTGCAAATCGTGTCCACAGTGCTGCTCACGGCTGGCATTCTGGGCTGTATCTACGGCATTTTTTTGGTCTGGCAGATGACGTCTGGCTTGCAGATAGGCGCTCGCTGGACCTTCTATGGCGCGCATGTGTCGGCAGTAGTTTTCGCCGCTTCGGTGGTTGCCGTCACTTTCGGCACCGTGCTAGCTATGCGGCAGGTAACGGCCTCGCCGCTGTCGAAGATTGGATTGTTGGGGGCGCCGCCTACGCCCCCAGAGAACGTATAA